The following DNA comes from Clupea harengus chromosome 9, Ch_v2.0.2, whole genome shotgun sequence.
cctacaccactgtcactccatattactataccagcatagttcatggaccgcagaaaaagacgacattaatttaacttcagataatttaacaaatctggagaggcactgagatgtagacctacgtttattaactagcatgaacctgccctgacaggacattgtcctagacttagctagctatcttaactgtgttaattaccggcatgcgtgtgttatcggcaaacgttcacgttgtcatgccaatccatgaataagcttatgtatacttgtgcatatcgattggaacttcgtaaatggagtttagaaaaaaacttcttctttacatgttcttactgcgttcgagaatgagataaatctctttacatatcatgtatcatagcggcagcgacaggggacagaggaggaaacagtctgacaatctgaccgtgtaggctactgggctgattaactgaaacacggagctgccggtagccctgcccgttggaaacagcatgtgaaccaaaccactttgaggaatagggggaacatgatttttcaacacttaaaaacacattttttttacgtctataattagcaccgcttgtgtcgtcgtatttttattttaaaaaaaaaatctaaaaatatatatatttttttagttttcaatgattgttgggggggacaactttacgtcccccccgtcccccccgggatctccgcctatggtaACTATACCATCAGGGCCTGAGACTTTAACATGATTTCATGCATTCTCATGTATCAGTGATCAACTCATTAATGTATGAAACATGTGTAACAAGCTcatataacaaaaacaaataactgacataaataataaaacgcAAAGAACAAGAATTGACACAGATCTACCCATTCAGGCTATGCCAATGCACAGTGGGCACCTCAAAATAACAAGTCCCCTGAAAAAAAACCatttaaaactgaaaagcaGGTGCTCTGCTGCTCACACAGTTTGTTGTGGTtcttctggttctggttctgcaGGCATGTCAGTACAGATGCAGCCAAGCCCGCTGAAGCGGTCTATGTCCCTGATCCCGGCCTGCGGCTCTGAGTGGCTGAGCCCCTCGGatgagctgcagcagcaggggAGCCGGCAGGCCCCGGCGGGCCCCGACCACGCACCGCTCTCCCCCCAGAGCAGCGTGGCCTCCTCCGGCAGCGAGCAGACCGAGGAGCAGGGCTCCGCGCGCAACACCTTCCAGGAGGATGGCAGTGGCATGAAAGGTCTGGGGTCGTGCACGTGATTCTGTGTGAAGTTGGAGACTTACTGTTTAATACTGTGAAGTCTATGATCtgtgttttggtctaaaactagcgattTCACTTGCTACAGTGCTAACAGTACAGCTGGCACCAATAAACGCTAGCAAGGTTGCTCCGTTTATGAATGTAGTCATTATATTTGGCAAAGTCTTGCTATAAAAGCTGCTCAGGTTTCTGACCTTCAGCATCAAACTACATAGGGAATAGCCTTGGCCTTTGGGGATGTTTTTAGATTAAACAAAAGTACCTTGAAAACAGCAAAAATAATATACTATTGCTTTAAATTTTCTCTGATGCAGGATACTTCAGTAGTACGGCTAACAGGGTCCTCATAGGCTTTACTTCACAATGTTTAGGTCCTTGCCCAACCACTTATGTAACAGATATAGCAAggatatagatacacacacacacacacacacacacacacacacacacaaaatccagtATGCTTCATTCGGGGGCTGTTGCTTCTCCCACAGATGTGCCCATGTGGCTGAAGAGCCTTCGGCTGCACAAGTACGCCTCACTTTTCTCCCAGATAACCTACGATGAGATGAtgaccctctccgagcaccatCTGGAGTCTCAGGTGAACAGGAGCgctcatacatacatgcatgtgtacacgcatgcacgcacgcacacacaatgtgtGGCTTTAGTAGTGCAGAAAAATAACGAACTGAGGCCTATGGCCATTTTTCAGAATATGTCTTTAAATTCTTAATACTGCTGTGGAACCTGTTAAGTACGCATCTTTGTTGAAAGTTTGTTGAATATACTAAATGCACAGAAATTATACATGGTCTTTTAACACGCTTTTttatgaggtgtttgtgtgtggatactTATTAATTAAATGGTTGTTTATGCATTTTTTGGTATGGAAAACCATGCAAGTAATATATTAAGCACCTGTACTAAGATGGtgtggcatgtttgtgtgtgttcccatagaACGTGACCAAAGGAGCACGGCACAAAATTGCCCTGAGCATCCAGAAGCTTCGCGAGAGGCAAAGTGTCCTGAAATCTTTAGAAAAGGTGACATTTTAACAGATATATCATACCTCAGTCATAATATGGGTTTTAAGTACTTTTATATGTTGGGACTTGAATGTCTGCATTATGTTAAATGTAATttcttatattatatatatataatattgccgTCTTTTCCAGGACATCCTGGAGGGAGGAAACGTGCGGAACGCACTACAGGAGTTGCAGCAGATCATCATCACGCCCATCAAAGAGTACGCCCCAGCCAGCATCCACCGGGAGGCCGAGCCCGGGGCCACACTCCTAGACAAGGCACTCAAGGGTgcggaagagaaggaggggccAGCGGAGAGCTTCCAGTCCAACAGCCCCTCCACTTGCGACAGCGAGTCCTCCATCGCGCCCATCGGAGACGGAGACATCGCAGGCCAGTTCACCCGCGTTATGGGCAAAGGTCAGTCCCgcaacagacacatacataataGTATGTACTAGTTACATAGTATTCCTGTTGACTCTCTGACTCAGGATGGGCACTTCACTGTGTTTTGAGTCTTGATAACTTATTCCATTAATTCATCTCTACATCAGGACTAGTTATCCAGCATAATTTCTTAATCTTAATGTATGTCTTGTGTCGttgtttaaaagaaagaaaaaattacGACTTAAGATCATTTAACAGTGAAAGGCATGGCGTTTCTGATTTGTTTTGGGATTGCTAAAGAGAAACCTTCCCTTCAGCAAGTGTGTGCTCGAGTTGTaacagaggtgtttgtgtttgttgtgtgtcagtgtgcacgCAGCTGCTGGTGTCTAGACCGGACGAGGAGAACATCAGCTGTTACCTTCAGCTAATTGAGAAGTGCTTGGCACACGAGGTGAGGAACCTGTCTGTGGACTTCATAGCCTGGATTATTTTTATATTCTACCACAGCTTGTTTGAATCTCCTATTGTGACACGCTCTTTAGAACATCAATTAACTTTTGTATTATAGGATATTTGCACACGTATGAAGTTATGCCAGGTTTTTGATTACACTTGCATATCAATTCACCAAGTTCATTGTGAAGTTTAAATGAACTGTTGTGAGTTACACAAATCAGTGGAGCGATTGAAGAACAGAGAGTAGCAACATGTTATAAATGTCTGAAATAGCTTTTAGTACCGTTACCCTACATCTGGTCTCAGGACCATAGTGATTTTACAAAGCTAAGGCTCAACAGAATGCTGGGATATTCTAGCTTGGCAACGAGAGGTATGGAACTAATGAatgggctttggccatagcaaccatatATATAGTAATAGCGGTTTGTCCTGTaaattaaagtggcattatgcagtaattgtacatcaggattaggataagcagttttaccttaaaataacagcttaaaaaattggggcgctacaatgacttttaatatggagaatcgcctccgtgccattgccataccagggtccataggcatattactgctaaatgtagatTTGCCTggagccgcccggtttctactgtctaccgaactagtaagtagcttatttgccgttcttgctttgtcttgtgttgcacttgcttgatgtttgactgtgttaggacagttgttgactaactagtttgtcataatgtcaaagtcagcacatttcaagagatttcgttagttttagccgctagcatatcgttagcgatcaGCAATTGTCCtgttatgctactttaagaaAAAACTCAGTTGTAGCGATCAAAAAGTGGAAATTATGTCTGAAAATGAACATCATGCAAGTGTGGTAAACCGTggaataagcgggataatgcgCTTCATGGCCACCTCACGTACGTGTTCCACCACAAAcgtgttttattttctgctaCCCGAACTCAGCATCGTCCATCATCCCTTACTTAATACACTGCTTCACTTGCACTCTTAAAAAACACGTTTTCTATGTAGTTGTGTATATgtcatctttgtgtgtttttttatatatactgtatatgtaaattTTGTTCTCTAGAAATGACTATAAATGCattctattttattctattattatttaaagAGAGCTGAAATGCTTTGGATGATGAAACTCCCTAGTGTAGGTGCTAGGGTTTCCTGATGACagctgtgatgtgagtacaGAACTAACCTGCATCTGTGGTGTGCCCCCTGCAGGCTTTCACAGAGACGCAGAAGAAGAGGCTGGCCTCCTGGAAGCAGCAGATGCTGAAGCTGCTGCGCCTTTTCCCCAGGAAAGCCATGTTGGACATGCCCATGTACCGccagaaagggtgagagagacctcctcacacacactcacacacacagccacacacacacatacacacacacacacacacacacacacacacacacacacacacacacacacacacacaccctccccagtCATATGCATTTCTGGTCAAGTTCTCTGTTTTATCTCAtcatctgtttttctgtttaaatgtgtgatttctattctgttctatctTTATTTATCACACTTTTTTCtgtcagctctccctctctctctccctctctgtaacCATTCTGcctttcctctgttctcttATCTCTGTTACACTTTTTTTATACATCATATCACCTGTATCTCCCCTCTGTATGCTCTCAGATGTAGAAAAGCATGATAAGCTGGTATGTTGCCCTTGTCCATAAtgtctctcccaatctctctggTGCAGCTGGGCGTACGGCTCTAACTCCCTCCCCACAGCTGGCTCTGTGAGTGGGGCGTTGGGCCGGCGGGGGCAGAGGCAGTTCCAGATGCCCCCGCGGGGGATGCCGCCGGGGCGCATCGGCCTCATGAGTCCAGGGGGCATGGGCAGCGCCTCGCCCCGACACACCCTCACCAACCCTGCACTACCTGGCCAGGGCAGACAGGtgggctaacacacacagacactcaggagAAGAGGACGGGTTCATGTGATGATGCTTACTGAAATACACAAAAGGAAATGGCACACTAATGACAGGACAGAATGGGTTTTTGTATGTTCATTATAAAATATGCAAAAGACAGATAAGCAGTACTCTCAACTGAACAACAATATGAACTGAGGGAGACTGTGAATATCTTGGGACCTTCTTAGGCCTTCCTTAGGCCTGTCCGGTGCACTCCAGTAACTGTTGCTCTCCTTTTCCAGAATCTGTGGTTTGCCAACCCGGGAGGCAGTAACAGCATGCCCAGCCAGAGCCGCAGCTCTGTGCAGAGGACCCACTCGCTGCCTGTGCACACCTCCCCACAGACCATGCTCCTCTTTCAGCAGCAAGGTAACACCACtggggacggagggagagagggatgagtggaTGGGTGAATCGGTGGTTACAGAACTTTTCTAGATAATGCAAAGTCCTTCACAGCAGTGAGCAACTCATCTCACCTTTGCCACCAATCAAATAGCCAGTATTAGTTATGCATGAAGAATAGTGTGGAGGGTGCATGCTCAAGATTGTCTGCAACAAATATCAGCTCTGAATTCAGGGCATGTCATAGAAGTGTTACAATCTAGCCATGGGAGTTCTTATATTACTGGGGAAAAGGTTGAGGGCATTGTTGTTACGATGAAGTGATTTTCAATACTGCCATCGAGTCGCACCTTTCCCCAGCGTTGTTATATACTGCTtcttctcacttcctctcctgcctcctttTCCAGAATGCCAAGTGCCGGGCACAGACCTGGAGATCAACCCCACGCTGGAGTCCCTTTGCCTCAGTATGACGGAGCACGCCTTAGGGGGTGAGGCTGCCTGAATACCACATGttcacacgtgcatgcacacacacacacacacacacacacacacacacacacacacacacacacacacacacacacactctcttaagACTTAGAGGTTGAGTTCACCCAAATCACTTGATTCATAGATACCATTGCACAGGTGcatacaaatatacagacaGGGAGGGAACTATGCAATCAGTTTATTTGTCATGTATAAAAGAAAAATTAGAGCTTCTATTAGCTTACAGATTTCTTTTTACTGTGCTCTGAATATCCTCATTGATTCATTCTCCCTTTTTCTGTCCACAGATGGAATGGACAGAACGTCAACAATATGAAAACCTAAAAGCAAGTGAAAAGAAACCgacaaagcaagaaaaaaaaaaaaaaacagcaacagctACACTTTGTACCTGAATCATGAGTGGTCCAGCACATATGTatatgcttaaaaaaaaagttgcaaggaaaaagaaaaggaagaaaacgATTCACTACAAGAAATGACAACAAACTAACTGTGTATATGTTCTCTGATATTTTTCTACTTTATTATACTTAACTAAGTTTATTATAAGTGGAATACAAATGACTATTATATaacaggagagagtgtgagatagagGGGGTTCTGGGTGGAGTAGTTAGTAAATGCATCAGATCAGTTTCTTTTGCTGACCTTCAGATAGAAAAGGTCAatgtgccccccaccccctccccctggagGAAAAAGAGGGATTGGTGCTGTTTTAAGGGGGATTATGCCCTgcattcgttttttttctcctctcttttcctccttgtTAAATGGGCAAAACAGGAGGATGTTCACTTTTGCAACACTGCCCCTTATGCACACCCAAATCCCTcaatccccccacacacacacacacacacacacacataatctacCATCATGcatggtttacacacacacacaagtacagaaGAACATTTTGAACATTATTATCGCATACATAATCCCACATACCCACATCcattcacacatatatatgccccaccccacacacacacattagagtgGGAGCCCCTAGTCGAGTCCCAAGATTACTCACGGCACTCCCCCCATCAACATGGTGAATCCCAGGCATGCCAGTCCATGCCCTCACTCTCACTGCACCCTATGTTAGCTCTTGAACGTACACATGAataatgacctttgaccccctcGCTTCCCGACCCCTCAACACAAGTAACTCTAAGGGCCGCCTTTGGCACAAACAGGACCAATCGGGGCCCACTATTTATAACCACGCTCACTTCAAATACCTGTGGCAGTCGGTATTTAGTGCTCAACTCAAGTGATGAGGAATCTTCCACAAGAGCCAAGGGCACTCAGCACAAAAAGCTGGCCCTGAGCTCTTGCCTAAAGCTGGCCAAAGTGGACCTCCCATCATCCTAGGTCTTACGGGGTACTTGAGCACTGTACGCTTCTGGGAGTCACACTGGCCTGCAAGACCCCCCCCCAATAAAAGGGTGAGGACAGAGAGGTGTGGACGTATGGgagatttttgtttttgtgttacaGGGCAGGGtgactgttgtgttttttgtacctctttttttttttccagagctgGACTCGTCATattttgatgttttgaaatgaaatatcaaagcatgttcacatcccccccccctttttttgtcttgttccTTTTAAACCTGGTTTCAATTGAGAAAGATAAAGCAAAGAAAAGCAACACAAATTCTTTTCCCATCTCCTATCCCCTACCAGCCCCCACCTACCCTGGTCCTTCCCCaggtccctcctcctcctcctcattcaaGTCCCCTCTCCCAGTCACTAGAGAAGCCAGTTTTAGGAGATTTGATGAATCACGTCATATGAAGGTGGCCCTGAATGCTTATGTTTTCATTtctccacatccacacatccaggTGCAGTCTTAAGCAAGCCATTTCACTGGAACATGTAAGAGTGGAGATGCTTGTATAGTACTTATttggtcttaattattattattattattattattattattttgttttgtttgttttttttttccttcttttggATCCctccttcattccccctttgtcagggaagaaaaaaagaaagacagggtTTCCATATTTCCTCAGAGGGCCTTGGCTGGTCTGTTTATCTAGTAAAACTTTGTTATTTACCAACACACCTCATCTGCGCTCATTTGTTCATCCTCCATGGaagttctttgtgtgtgtgtgtgtctcatcatgCAGATTGTCATCCAGCAGAAATAAACACCAGGGTTTCACATGTTACATTCACAACCTCAAAGGTTTTGAAGAAGGTTTCAAACTGTTATCATGGTTGAAAGACTGCAGGCCTTCTCTTATTGGtccaaaacacatacatgcatgttcATTACACCTCTACTATGTGTCCTCCTCTCACTCAAAATGTCTCATACCCCttgagttaaacacacacatatacacggacacactcactcacacataccttATGCCATTTCATTACCCTGTTGAAAACGACCAAACCATTTTATTACACATATTGGACTGACGGGGGATATTCATGGATTGGTGCGTATTTGGCAGATTTAAAGGGTATAGTATGTGTCATTTTAGTTAGTTTGACTTGAAGACCTCACTTATTTGAGTATGGATTTACAGGCCAGGGAGAGTTTAATTCCTACTTTACTTTTATGAGATGTCACTTGAGTCCATTGTCAAAATTTGCAAAAACTGCTGATGAGCTGTAAATGACACAGGTtaagtaagaaaaaaaagaaagttcttGGCCATTCACTTTATTTTCCGTTCAAATAGTCAGCTTCATGTCCAGAGTCTCATTTACAGGTTACTCTTTCCATCTTTCATCACATTGATCAACATAAATAATTTCCccctttttcattttgactgaTG
Coding sequences within:
- the LOC105911041 gene encoding protein Smaug homolog 2 gives rise to the protein MMFRDQVGILTDWFKAWNECEQTVALLSLLKRVSRTQARFLHICLEHWLADCTEIHVLEAEANNAAIVSQWQQEPKEKAVSLLLSHLPLLQPRNSEAKCEYMKLLQKVLSHTIESSLFVEESRQLLSYALIHPATTLDDRTSLAMWLNHLEEHLSARPPPPPPSQQGGHHYQHLRQGSDEWACPPEVQEAAHAWHEQQAPPSSSCSSPAGQNGHLPFHGPGGLPSPINCGNAGMSVQMQPSPLKRSMSLIPACGSEWLSPSDELQQQGSRQAPAGPDHAPLSPQSSVASSGSEQTEEQGSARNTFQEDGSGMKDVPMWLKSLRLHKYASLFSQITYDEMMTLSEHHLESQNVTKGARHKIALSIQKLRERQSVLKSLEKDILEGGNVRNALQELQQIIITPIKEYAPASIHREAEPGATLLDKALKGAEEKEGPAESFQSNSPSTCDSESSIAPIGDGDIAGQFTRVMGKVCTQLLVSRPDEENISCYLQLIEKCLAHEAFTETQKKRLASWKQQMLKLLRLFPRKAMLDMPMYRQKGWAYGSNSLPTAGSVSGALGRRGQRQFQMPPRGMPPGRIGLMSPGGMGSASPRHTLTNPALPGQGRQNLWFANPGGSNSMPSQSRSSVQRTHSLPVHTSPQTMLLFQQQECQVPGTDLEINPTLESLCLSMTEHALGDGMDRTSTI